A window from Heliangelus exortis chromosome 17, bHelExo1.hap1, whole genome shotgun sequence encodes these proteins:
- the JMJD8 gene encoding jmjC domain-containing protein 8 isoform X1, producing the protein MAAPRLLRLLLPLAWVRTAGCAHPPGGGWLAGAVPEEERCTVERADASLTYSLFLQRFAYSRPVILRGVTDNSAFRALCTRDKLLVAFGDRPVRLSTANTYSYRKVDVPFQEYVEQLLKPQDLAQLGSDTLYFFGDNNFTEWGSLFQQYVAPPFRIPGTSPAYSFGIAGSGSGVPFHWHGPGYSEVIFGRKRWFLYPPDHTPRFHPNETTLAWLHHTYPTLPRAQRPLECTLRPGEVLYFPDRWWHATLNLDTSVFISTFLG; encoded by the exons ATGGCGGCCCCGCGGCTCCTCCGGCTGTTGCTGCCGCTGGCCTGGGTTCGGACCGCGGGCTGCGCCCACCCGCCCGGCGGTGGCTG GCTGGCGGGCGCGGTGCCGGAGGAGGAGCGGTGCACGGTGGAGCGGGCGGACGCCTCCCTCACCTACTCCCTCTTCTTGCAGCG GTTCGCCTACTCCCGGCCGGTGATCCTGCGCGGGGTGACTGACAACTCG GCTTTCCGTGCCCTCTGCACCCGGGACAAACTGCTGGTGGCCTTCGGGGACCGCCCGGTGCGGCTCAGCACCGCCAACACCTATTCCTACCGCAAAG TGGATGTGCCCTTCCAGGAGTACgtggagcagctgctgaagccGCAGGACCTGGCCCAGCTGGGCAGTG acaCACTCTACTTCTTCGGGGACAACAACTTCACCGAGTGGGGCTCCCTCTTCCAGCAGTATGTGGCCCCCCCATTCCGAATCCCAGGCACCAGCCCTGCCTACAGCTTCGGGATTGCAG GCTCTGGCTCTGGTGTTCCCTTCCACTGGCACGGCCCTGGTTACTCGGAGGTGATCTTTGGCAGGAAG CGCTGGTTTCTCTACCCACCGGATCACACCCCTCGCTTCCACCCAAACGAGACCACCCTGGCCTGGCTCCACCACACCTACCCCACACTGCCCCGGGCCCAGCGCCCGCTCGAGTGCACCCTCCGCCCCGGAGAG GTCCTCTACTTCCCGGACCGCTGGTGGCACGCCACCCTCAACCTGGACACCAGCGTCTTCATCTCCACCTTCCTGGGGTAG
- the FBXL16 gene encoding F-box/LRR-repeat protein 16 isoform X2 — MSNPHNGDTKPPCLPRNGLVKIPTQPNGLGSASITKGTPAVKNRLCQPSSVPAILSPALAHRSDLSIPSLASPLSLAALAGVSSPSDASLVGLTPSEGSEQPSPERLPGSPSERQLAVDEKILNRLFWYFSACEKCVLAQVCKAWRRVLYQPKFWVGLTPVLHTKELYNILPSGEKEFVSLQGFAIRGFDGFCLVGVSDLDICEFIDNYPLSKKGVKSMSLKRSTITDAGLEVMLEQMQGVVRLELSGCNDFTEAGLWSSLNARITALSVSDCINVADDAIAAISQLLPNLTELNLQAYHVTDTALAYFTAKQGYTTHTLRLNSCWEITNHGVVNMVHSLPNLSVLSLSGCSKVTDDGVELVAENLRKLRSLDLSWCPRITDMALEYIACDLHKLEELVLDRCVRITDTGLSYLSTMSSLRSLYLRWCCQVQDFGLKHLLGMGSLRLLSLAGCPLLTTTGLSGLVQLQDLEELELTNCPGATPELFKYFSQHLPCCMVIE; from the exons ATGTCGAACCCGCACAACGGTGACACCAAGCCCCCATGTCTGCCCCGCAACGGCCTGGTGAAGATCCCCACCCAACCCAACGGCCTCGGTTCCGCCAGCATCACCAAAGGCACCCCCGCCGTCAAGAACCGCCTGTGCCAACCTTCCTCCGTGCCTGCCATCCTCAGCCCAGCCTTAGCCCACCGCAGCGacctctccatccccagcctggcCTCCCCACTCTCCTTGGCCGCTCTGGCCGGTGTCTCCTCCCCTTCCGACGCTTCCTTGGTGGGACTGACTCCCAGCGAAGGTTCGGAGCAGCCCTCACCGGAGCGGCTGCCCGGCTCACCCTCGGAGAGGCAGCTGGCGGTGGATGAGAAGATCCTCAACCGCTTGTTCTGGTACTTTTCTGCCTGCGAGAAGTGTGTGTTGGCCCAGGTGTGCAAGGCCTGGAGACGGGTGCTCTACCAGCCCAAGTTCTGGGTGGGTTTGACCCCTGTCCTGCACACCAAAGAGCTCTACAACATCCTGCCCAGTGGAGAGAAGGAGTTTGTCAGCCTGCAAGGCTTCGCCATCCGTGGCTTCGATGGCTTCTGCCTGGTAGGCGTCTCTGACCTGGACATTTGTGAGTTCATTGACAACTATCCTCTCTCCAAGAAAGGGGTGAAGTCCATGAGCCTTAAGAGGTCGACCATCACAGACGCGGGGTTGGAG gtgatgctggagcagaTGCAGGGTGTGGTGCGGCTGGAGCTGTCGGGCTGCAATGACTTCACGGAGGCGGGGCTGTGGTCCAGCCTCAACGCCCGCATCACCGCCCTGAGCGTCAGCGACTGCATCAACGTGGCTGACGACGCCATCGCCGCcatctcccagctcctgcccaacCTCACCGAGCTCAACCTCCAAGCCTACCACGTGACGGACACGGCGCTGGCCTACTTCACTGCCAAGCAAGGTTACACCACCCACACCTTGCGCCTCAACTCCTGCTGGGAGATCACCAACCACGGCGTGGTCAACATGGTCCACAGCCTGCCCAACCTGAGCGTCCTCAGCCTCTCGGGTTGCTCCAAGGTGACAGATGATGgtgtggagctggtggctgagaATCTGCGGAAGCTTCGCAGCCTCGACCTCTCCTGGTGCCCTCGCATCACCGACATGGCCCTGGAGTACATCGCCTGTGACCTGCAcaagctggaggagctggtgctTGACAG GTGCGTGCGGATCACTGACACCGGCCTCAGCTACCTGTCCACCATGTCCTCCCTGCGGAGCCTCTACCTGCGCTGGTGCTGCCAG GTGCAGGATTTTGGCCTGAAGCACCTCCTGGGCATGGGCAGCCTGCGGCTCCTCTCTCTGGCTG GCTGCCCCTTGCTGACAACCACGGGGCTGTCGGGGTTGGTGCAGCTGCAGGATCTGGAAGAGCTGGAGCTCACCAACTGCCCCGGGGCCACCCCCGAGCTCTTCAAATACttttcccagcacctcccaTGCTGCATGGTCATCGAGTAG
- the WDR24 gene encoding GATOR2 complex protein WDR24, translated as MEKMARVTTALGGNALTGRTMFCHLDAPANAISVCRDAAQVVVAGRNIFKIYSIEEEQFVEKLNLRVGRKPSLNFSCADVVWHQMDENLLATAATNGVVVTWNLGKPSRNKQDQLFTEHKRTVNKVCFHPTEVYMLLSGSQDGYMKCFDLRKKDSVSTFSGQSESVRDVQFSIRDYFTFAATFENGNVQLWDIRRPDRYERMFTAHNGPVFCCDWHPEDRGWLATGGRDKMVKVWDMNTTRAKEIYCVQTIASVARVKWRPECKHHIATCSMMVDHNIYVWDVRRPFIPSAMFEEHKDVTTGIVWRHLHDPYFLLSGSKDSTLYQHIFKDASQPIERANPEGLCYSLYGDLAFAAKECLISSDSNRKPYLGDRRHPIFFKRKLDPTEQFEYISSSSALSVFETEVESGSMDWFVHTAKQYALAGRPLPDLCDHNAKVAKGLDRNQVAQTWTMLRIIYSSLSTVSSTNLNHSMGKGSSALPLMNSFNLKDIPSGLGSESRLDRSKGESRTENILMDSSSTLINNEDNEETEGSDVPADYLLGDVEADEDDLYMMDHENPHAEEQEYSLPQEAFPLRHEIMDNPSALDHLQDKADSPHVSGNEAETVSLTPVESFSLISISHSLYENRLPSDFFNPIVRDTLLFYAEQGDVQTAVSVLIVLGDRIRKEIDEQTQEHWYTSYIDLLQRFQLWNISNEVIKLSTCRSINCLNQASTTLHINCSNCKRPMSNRGWICDRCRQCASMCAVCHHVVKGLFVWCQGCSHGGHLQHIMKWLETSSHCPAGCGHLCEYT; from the exons ATGGAGAAGATGGCCAGGGTCACCACCGCCCTGGGGGGCAACGCCCTGACGGGCAGGACCATGTTCTGCCACCTGGATGCCCCTGCCAACGCCATCAGCGTCTGCCGCGATGCCGCACAGGTGGTGGTGGCCGGCCGCAACATCTTCAAGATCTACTCCATCGAGGAGGAGCAGTTTGTGGAGAAGCTGAACCTCCGGGTGGGCCGCAAGCCCTCCTTGAACTTCAGCTGTGCTGACGTGGTGTGGCACCAGATGGACGAGAACCTGCTGGCCACCGCCGCCACCAATGGCGTGGTGGTCACCTGGAACCTGGGCAAACCTTCCCGCAACAAGCAGGACCAGCTCTTCACCGAGCACAAGCGCACGGTCAACAAGGTCTGCTTCCACCCCACCGAGGTCTACATGCTCCTCAGTGGCTCCCAGGATGGTTACATGAAGTGCTTTGACCTCCGCAAGAAGGACTCCGTCAGCACCTTCTCTG GCCAGTCGGAGAGCGTGCGTGATGTCCAGTTCAGCATCCGGGACTACTTCACCTTTGCTGCCACCTTTGAGAACGGGAACGTCCAACTCTGGGACATCCGCCGGCCTGATCGCTATGAGAGGATGTTCACTGCCCACAACGGGCCCGTCTTCTGCTGTGACTGGCACCCCGAGGACAG GGGCTGGCTGGCCACAGGTGGTCGGGATAAGATGGTGAAGGTGTGGGACATGAACACCACGCGGGCCAAGGAGATCTACTGCGTGCAGACCATCGCCTCGGTGGCCCGGGTGAAGTGGCGCCCAGAGTGCAAGCACCACATCGCCACCTGCTCCATGATGGTGGACCACAACATCTACGTCTGGGACGTGCGCCGGCCCTTCATCCCCTCTGCCATGTTTGAGGAGCACAAGGACGTCACCACGGGCATCGTCTGGAGGCACCTCCACGACCCTTACTTCCTCCTGTCCGGTTCCAAGGACAGCACCCTCTACCAGCACATCTTCAAGGACGCCAGCCAACCCATCGAGAGGGCCAACCCCGAGGGGCTCTGCTACAGCCTCTACGGAGACCTGGCCTTTGCTGCCAAGGAATGCCTCATCTCCTCTGACTCCAACCGCAAGCCCTACCTGGGGGACCGCCGCCACCCCATCTTCTTCAAGCGCAAGCTGGACCCCACGGAGCAGTTTGAGTACATCTCCTCCTCCAGTGCCCTCAGCGTCTTCGAGACAGAGGTGGAGAGTGGCAGCATGGATTGGTTTGTCCACACTGCCAAGCAGTATGCCCTGGCCGGCCGGCCCCTGCCCGACCTCTGTGACCACAATGCCAAGGTGGCCAAGGGCTTGGACCGCAACCAG GTGGCCCAAACATGGACAATGCTGCGAATCATCTACTCCAGCCTCAGCACTGTGTCCTCCACCAACCTCAACCACAGCATGGGGAAaggcagctctgccctcccacTCATGAACAG CTTTAACCTGAAGGACATCCCCTCTGGGCTGGGCAGCGAGTCAAGGCTGGACCGCAGCAAAGGAGAGAGCCGCACGGAGAACATCCTCATGGATTCCTCCTCCACCCTCATCAACAATGAGG ACAACGAGGAAACAGAGGGCAGTGATGTCCCTGCTGACTACTTGCTGGGAGATGTGGAGGCAGATGAGGATGACCTGTACATGATGGACCACGAGAACCCACACG CTGAAGAGCAGGAGTACAGCCTGCCCCAGGAAGCCTTCCCCCTGCGCCACGAAATCATGGACAACCCCTCAGCCTTGGACCACCTGCAGGACAAGGCTGACTCCCCTCACGTCAGTGGCAACGAGGCCGAGACTGTGTCACTGACCCCCGTGGAGTCCTTCTccctcatctccatctcccacTCCCTCTATGAGAACCGCCTGCCCTCCGACTTCTTCAACCCCATTGTGAGGGACACTCTCCTCTTCTACGCCGAGCAGGGGGACGTGCAGACAGCTGTGTCTGTGCTCATTGTGCTGGGGGACCGCATCCGCAAGGAGATTGACGAGCAGACCCAG GAGCACTGGTACACGTCCTACATCGACCTGCTGCAGCGTTTCCAGCTCTGGAACATCTCCAATGAGGTGATCAAGCTGAGCACCTGCCGCTCCATCAACTGCCTCAACCAAGCCTCCACCACCCTCCACATCAACTGCAGCAACTGCAAGAGGCCCATGAGCAACCGGGGCTGGATCTGTGACAG GTGCCGGCAGTGTGCCAGCATGTGTGCCGTCTGTCACCACGTGGTGAAGGGACTCTTCGTTTggtgccagggctgcagccacgGGGGCCACCTCCAGCACATCATGAAGTGGCTGGAGACCAGCTCCCACTGCCCCGCAGGCTGCGGCCACCTCTGCGAGTACACCTGA
- the FBXL16 gene encoding F-box/LRR-repeat protein 16 isoform X1, giving the protein MSNPHNGDTKPPCLPRNGLVKIPTQPNGLGSASITKGTPAVKNRLCQPSSVPAILSPALAHRSDLSIPSLASPLSLAALAGVSSPSDASLVGLTPSEGSEQPSPERLPGSPSERQLAVDEKILNRLFWYFSACEKCVLAQVCKAWRRVLYQPKFWVGLTPVLHTKELYNILPSGEKEFVSLQGFAIRGFDGFCLVGVSDLDICEFIDNYPLSKKGVKSMSLKRSTITDAGLEVMLEQMQGVVRLELSGCNDFTEAGLWSSLNARITALSVSDCINVADDAIAAISQLLPNLTELNLQAYHVTDTALAYFTAKQGYTTHTLRLNSCWEITNHGVVNMVHSLPNLSVLSLSGCSKVTDDGVELVAENLRKLRSLDLSWCPRITDMALEYIACDLHKLEELVLDRCVRITDTGLSYLSTMSSLRSLYLRWCCQVQDFGLKHLLGMGSLRLLSLAGENGGTPASGDSQGQPWGQPWGQPWRQTWEQTWGQTWGQHSTAQSGFLTPWDPAPCPAPWKDKHIRVLGGWVRGARF; this is encoded by the exons ATGTCGAACCCGCACAACGGTGACACCAAGCCCCCATGTCTGCCCCGCAACGGCCTGGTGAAGATCCCCACCCAACCCAACGGCCTCGGTTCCGCCAGCATCACCAAAGGCACCCCCGCCGTCAAGAACCGCCTGTGCCAACCTTCCTCCGTGCCTGCCATCCTCAGCCCAGCCTTAGCCCACCGCAGCGacctctccatccccagcctggcCTCCCCACTCTCCTTGGCCGCTCTGGCCGGTGTCTCCTCCCCTTCCGACGCTTCCTTGGTGGGACTGACTCCCAGCGAAGGTTCGGAGCAGCCCTCACCGGAGCGGCTGCCCGGCTCACCCTCGGAGAGGCAGCTGGCGGTGGATGAGAAGATCCTCAACCGCTTGTTCTGGTACTTTTCTGCCTGCGAGAAGTGTGTGTTGGCCCAGGTGTGCAAGGCCTGGAGACGGGTGCTCTACCAGCCCAAGTTCTGGGTGGGTTTGACCCCTGTCCTGCACACCAAAGAGCTCTACAACATCCTGCCCAGTGGAGAGAAGGAGTTTGTCAGCCTGCAAGGCTTCGCCATCCGTGGCTTCGATGGCTTCTGCCTGGTAGGCGTCTCTGACCTGGACATTTGTGAGTTCATTGACAACTATCCTCTCTCCAAGAAAGGGGTGAAGTCCATGAGCCTTAAGAGGTCGACCATCACAGACGCGGGGTTGGAG gtgatgctggagcagaTGCAGGGTGTGGTGCGGCTGGAGCTGTCGGGCTGCAATGACTTCACGGAGGCGGGGCTGTGGTCCAGCCTCAACGCCCGCATCACCGCCCTGAGCGTCAGCGACTGCATCAACGTGGCTGACGACGCCATCGCCGCcatctcccagctcctgcccaacCTCACCGAGCTCAACCTCCAAGCCTACCACGTGACGGACACGGCGCTGGCCTACTTCACTGCCAAGCAAGGTTACACCACCCACACCTTGCGCCTCAACTCCTGCTGGGAGATCACCAACCACGGCGTGGTCAACATGGTCCACAGCCTGCCCAACCTGAGCGTCCTCAGCCTCTCGGGTTGCTCCAAGGTGACAGATGATGgtgtggagctggtggctgagaATCTGCGGAAGCTTCGCAGCCTCGACCTCTCCTGGTGCCCTCGCATCACCGACATGGCCCTGGAGTACATCGCCTGTGACCTGCAcaagctggaggagctggtgctTGACAG GTGCGTGCGGATCACTGACACCGGCCTCAGCTACCTGTCCACCATGTCCTCCCTGCGGAGCCTCTACCTGCGCTGGTGCTGCCAG GTGCAGGATTTTGGCCTGAAGCACCTCCTGGGCATGGGCAGCCTGCGGCTCCTCTCTCTGGCTGGTGAGAATGGGGGGACCCCTGCCAGTGGGGACAGtcagggacagccctggggacagccctggggacagccctggaGACAAACCTGGGAACAAACATGGGGACAAACCTGgggacagcacagcacagcacaaagTGGCTTCCTGACACCCTGGGACCCTGcaccctgcccagctccctggaaAGACAAACACATAAGGGTTTTGGGAGGCTGGGTTAGGGGTGCTAGGTTTTAG
- the JMJD8 gene encoding jmjC domain-containing protein 8 isoform X2 — protein sequence MAAPRLLRLLLPLAWVRTAGCAHPPGGGWFAYSRPVILRGVTDNSAFRALCTRDKLLVAFGDRPVRLSTANTYSYRKVDVPFQEYVEQLLKPQDLAQLGSDTLYFFGDNNFTEWGSLFQQYVAPPFRIPGTSPAYSFGIAGSGSGVPFHWHGPGYSEVIFGRKRWFLYPPDHTPRFHPNETTLAWLHHTYPTLPRAQRPLECTLRPGEVLYFPDRWWHATLNLDTSVFISTFLG from the exons ATGGCGGCCCCGCGGCTCCTCCGGCTGTTGCTGCCGCTGGCCTGGGTTCGGACCGCGGGCTGCGCCCACCCGCCCGGCGGTGGCTG GTTCGCCTACTCCCGGCCGGTGATCCTGCGCGGGGTGACTGACAACTCG GCTTTCCGTGCCCTCTGCACCCGGGACAAACTGCTGGTGGCCTTCGGGGACCGCCCGGTGCGGCTCAGCACCGCCAACACCTATTCCTACCGCAAAG TGGATGTGCCCTTCCAGGAGTACgtggagcagctgctgaagccGCAGGACCTGGCCCAGCTGGGCAGTG acaCACTCTACTTCTTCGGGGACAACAACTTCACCGAGTGGGGCTCCCTCTTCCAGCAGTATGTGGCCCCCCCATTCCGAATCCCAGGCACCAGCCCTGCCTACAGCTTCGGGATTGCAG GCTCTGGCTCTGGTGTTCCCTTCCACTGGCACGGCCCTGGTTACTCGGAGGTGATCTTTGGCAGGAAG CGCTGGTTTCTCTACCCACCGGATCACACCCCTCGCTTCCACCCAAACGAGACCACCCTGGCCTGGCTCCACCACACCTACCCCACACTGCCCCGGGCCCAGCGCCCGCTCGAGTGCACCCTCCGCCCCGGAGAG GTCCTCTACTTCCCGGACCGCTGGTGGCACGCCACCCTCAACCTGGACACCAGCGTCTTCATCTCCACCTTCCTGGGGTAG
- the JMJD8 gene encoding jmjC domain-containing protein 8 isoform X3, whose translation MAAPRLLRLLLPLAWVRTAGCAHPPGGGWLAGAVPEEERCTVERADASLTYSLFLQRFAYSRPVILRGVTDNSEYVEQLLKPQDLAQLGSDTLYFFGDNNFTEWGSLFQQYVAPPFRIPGTSPAYSFGIAGSGSGVPFHWHGPGYSEVIFGRKRWFLYPPDHTPRFHPNETTLAWLHHTYPTLPRAQRPLECTLRPGEVLYFPDRWWHATLNLDTSVFISTFLG comes from the exons ATGGCGGCCCCGCGGCTCCTCCGGCTGTTGCTGCCGCTGGCCTGGGTTCGGACCGCGGGCTGCGCCCACCCGCCCGGCGGTGGCTG GCTGGCGGGCGCGGTGCCGGAGGAGGAGCGGTGCACGGTGGAGCGGGCGGACGCCTCCCTCACCTACTCCCTCTTCTTGCAGCG GTTCGCCTACTCCCGGCCGGTGATCCTGCGCGGGGTGACTGACAACTCG GAGTACgtggagcagctgctgaagccGCAGGACCTGGCCCAGCTGGGCAGTG acaCACTCTACTTCTTCGGGGACAACAACTTCACCGAGTGGGGCTCCCTCTTCCAGCAGTATGTGGCCCCCCCATTCCGAATCCCAGGCACCAGCCCTGCCTACAGCTTCGGGATTGCAG GCTCTGGCTCTGGTGTTCCCTTCCACTGGCACGGCCCTGGTTACTCGGAGGTGATCTTTGGCAGGAAG CGCTGGTTTCTCTACCCACCGGATCACACCCCTCGCTTCCACCCAAACGAGACCACCCTGGCCTGGCTCCACCACACCTACCCCACACTGCCCCGGGCCCAGCGCCCGCTCGAGTGCACCCTCCGCCCCGGAGAG GTCCTCTACTTCCCGGACCGCTGGTGGCACGCCACCCTCAACCTGGACACCAGCGTCTTCATCTCCACCTTCCTGGGGTAG
- the STUB1 gene encoding E3 ubiquitin-protein ligase CHIP has protein sequence MKGKEEREGGGGGPGATGPGIAGGGSPEKSHSAQEHKEQGNRLFGGRKYPEAAACYGRAINRNPLVAVYYTNRALCYLKMQQHDKALADCKRALELDGQSVKAHFFLGQCQMEMENYDEAIANLQRAYNLAKEQRLNFGDDIPSALRIAKKKRWNSIEEKRINQENELHSYLTRLIMAEKERELAECRKAQQEENTDESRSRVQLATIEAKHDKYLADMDELFSQVDEKRKKRDIPDYLCGKISFELMREPCITPSGITYDRKDIEEHLQRVGHFDPVTRSPLTQDQLIPNLAMKEVIDAFISENGWVEDY, from the exons atgaaggggaaagaagaacgagaagggggaggggggggaccTGGGGCAACCGGGCCGGGCATAGCGGGGGGTGGTAGCCCCGAGAAGAGCCATAGCGCGCAGGAGCACAAGGAGCAAGGGAACCGGCTCTTCGGCGGCCGCAAGTACCCCGAGGCCGCCGCCTGCTACGGCCGCGCTATC AACCGCAACCCCTTGGTGGCTGTCTACTACACCAACCGTGCCCTCTGCTACCTGAAGATGCAGCAGCACGACAAGGCCCTGGCTGACTGCAAGCGGGCCCTGGAGCTGGATGGGCAGTCTGTCAAGGCCCACTTCTTCCTGGGCCAGTGCCAGATGGAGATGGAGAACTATGACGAGGCCATCGCCAACCTGCAGCGAG CCTACAACCTGGCCAAGGAGCAGCGTCTGAACTTTGGGGACGACATCCCCAGCGCCCTGCGCATCGCCAAGAAGAAGCGCTGGAACAGCATCGAGGAGAAACGGATCAACCAGGAGAATGAGCTGCACTCCTACCTGACCAGGCTGATCATGGCCGAGAAGGAGAG GGAGCTGGCCGAGTGCCGGAAGGCTCAGCAGGAGGAAAACACGGACGAGAGCCGGAGCAGAGTTCAGTTGGCCACCATTGAGGCCAAACAT GACAAGTACCTGGCAGACATGGACGAGCTCTTCTCTCAAGTGGATGAGAAGAGGAAG AAACGGGACATCCCTGACTACCTGTGTGGCAAGATCAGTTTTGAGCTGATGCGGGAGCCCTGCATCACACCCAGTGGCATCACCTACGACAGGAAGGACATCGAGGAGCATCTCCAG CGTGTGGGACATTTCGATCCGGTGACGAGGAGTCCCCTGACCCAGGACCAGCTCATCCCCAACCTGGCCATGAAGGAGGTGATCGACGCCTTCATCTCAGAGAACGGTTGGGTGGAGGATTACTGA